From a region of the Thermomicrobium roseum DSM 5159 genome:
- a CDS encoding NADP-dependent isocitrate dehydrogenase codes for MEQSGGSGATMKYVVTPNGKKLVTLIPGDGIGPEIVESACRLIEAVGAPIEWEVRRAGASVFREGIASGVPDDTIESIKRTRVVLKGPLETPVGYGEKSANVTLRKLFEAFANVRPVRELPSVPTPYRGRNIDLVVVRENIEDLYAAIEYRETPGVTIAHKLISYKGSEKIIRFAFELARAEGRKKVTCATKSNILKLTEGWFQHIFEEIASEYPDIEANHLIIDNCAHQLVKAPEQFEVIVTTNLNGDIISDLASGLVGGLGFAASGNYGHEVAIFEPVHGTAPKYAGKNVINPTAMILTAVMMLRYIDEFETAETIEQALIVTLEEGKALTRDVVGDERAVSTTAFTDAIIANLGRRSATWKTRPYQPIRIPAQRPELDPVRPSRRRVVGVDLIVEGTEPPQILGPNLERLIDDLPLRLHLISSRGLQVYPDVGTTIDYVDHWRCRFLSHDGEVSTATVTALLERLSARYRWSRVQLLHEFDGEPGFTRAQGED; via the coding sequence ATGGAGCAGTCAGGAGGAAGCGGTGCAACGATGAAGTACGTCGTGACCCCGAATGGGAAAAAACTCGTGACCTTGATACCTGGCGACGGCATCGGACCGGAGATCGTGGAGAGTGCTTGCCGACTCATCGAGGCGGTTGGTGCACCGATCGAGTGGGAAGTCCGCCGGGCCGGTGCGAGCGTCTTCCGAGAAGGGATCGCGAGCGGTGTACCCGACGACACGATCGAGTCGATCAAGCGCACCCGGGTGGTCCTGAAGGGACCACTGGAAACACCGGTCGGCTATGGCGAGAAGAGTGCCAATGTGACGTTGCGCAAGCTCTTCGAGGCATTCGCGAATGTCCGCCCGGTGCGCGAACTCCCCTCGGTTCCCACACCCTACCGCGGACGTAACATCGATCTCGTCGTCGTTCGCGAGAATATCGAAGATCTCTACGCTGCTATCGAATATCGCGAAACTCCTGGAGTGACCATCGCCCATAAGCTGATATCCTATAAAGGGAGCGAAAAGATCATCCGCTTTGCCTTCGAACTCGCCCGCGCAGAAGGCAGGAAGAAGGTTACCTGCGCGACCAAGTCCAATATTTTGAAACTGACCGAAGGATGGTTTCAGCACATTTTCGAGGAAATCGCTTCCGAGTACCCGGACATCGAAGCCAACCACCTCATCATCGATAACTGTGCACACCAACTCGTCAAAGCTCCTGAGCAGTTCGAGGTCATCGTCACGACCAATCTGAATGGTGATATCATCTCCGATCTCGCCTCGGGTCTGGTCGGCGGGCTCGGCTTCGCCGCCTCAGGAAATTACGGCCACGAGGTAGCCATTTTCGAACCTGTGCACGGCACAGCACCGAAATATGCTGGGAAGAACGTCATCAATCCTACCGCCATGATCCTCACTGCGGTGATGATGTTGCGCTACATCGACGAGTTCGAGACAGCGGAGACGATCGAGCAAGCCCTCATCGTCACGCTCGAAGAAGGGAAAGCGCTCACCCGCGATGTCGTCGGCGACGAGCGAGCCGTTTCGACGACGGCCTTCACCGATGCGATCATCGCCAATCTCGGCCGTCGTTCCGCAACGTGGAAGACACGTCCTTACCAGCCGATTCGTATTCCTGCACAGCGCCCGGAACTCGATCCAGTTCGTCCCAGTCGACGCCGTGTGGTGGGCGTCGACCTCATCGTCGAGGGAACCGAACCACCCCAGATCTTGGGGCCTAATCTCGAGCGCCTGATCGACGATCTCCCGCTACGGCTTCACCTCATTTCGAGTCGTGGCCTTCAGGTCTATCCTGACGTCGGCACCACCATCGATTACGTCGATCACTGGCGCTGCCGATTCCTGAGCCACGACGGGGAGGTCTCCACAGCAACGGTCACTGCCCTGCTCGAACGACTGAGCGCTCGCTATCGTTGGAGCCGGGTCCAGCTGCTGCACGAGTTCGATGGGGAGCCTGGTTTCACCCGTGCCCAGGGCGAGGATTGA
- a CDS encoding NAD(P)/FAD-dependent oxidoreductase, giving the protein MPTALRIGIIGGGIAGLTAAYRLARQGHRIVLWERQRQLGGQAAAFPLLGTALEYFYHHLFLSDRDIVRLLEELGLADRLVWLPSRVGFFARGRIYPLSSALDVLRLGVVPLPDRLRIGLVTFYLQHVRDWQRFEYVTAEQWLRRWVGHRAFERVWGAQLHAKFGPRAGDVAMAWFWNKIYLRTQSRRSLFERERLGYILGSFNVLIDSLAAAIQEAGGAIHSGVGVEAIVRHENSWLVRDSSGATTLVDVIVATVPSPLVAKLFPQLPETYRHKLLGTTYQAAVTLLLQSRHRLSDIYWLNIGDPDLPYTGIIEHTNLIPPSYYQGRHLIYVSKYVEQSHPYLALRDEEVLAAALHHLPKVNPSFSPEWIEDYWVFREHAAQPIVTLRYSEQIPEHRTPLPGVYVANTAQIYPEDRGTNYSVRLGNVVAAMIADDLRQGRIAPSTRVSGSSDR; this is encoded by the coding sequence ATGCCGACTGCGCTTCGCATCGGGATCATCGGTGGCGGTATCGCAGGCTTGACCGCAGCCTACCGTCTCGCGCGCCAGGGACACCGGATCGTTCTCTGGGAACGACAGCGGCAGCTCGGTGGACAAGCGGCCGCTTTCCCCTTACTCGGGACAGCGCTGGAATACTTCTATCATCACCTCTTCCTGAGCGACCGGGATATCGTCCGTTTGCTCGAAGAACTCGGTTTGGCTGATCGGCTCGTTTGGCTACCCTCTCGGGTCGGCTTCTTCGCCCGCGGACGCATCTATCCGCTCTCGAGTGCGCTCGATGTTCTGCGACTCGGGGTCGTTCCACTGCCCGATCGCCTGCGTATCGGCCTCGTGACTTTCTACCTCCAGCATGTCCGCGATTGGCAACGCTTCGAGTACGTGACCGCGGAACAGTGGCTACGCCGCTGGGTCGGACACCGCGCTTTCGAGCGTGTCTGGGGCGCTCAGCTCCACGCCAAATTCGGTCCGCGCGCCGGGGACGTCGCCATGGCCTGGTTCTGGAACAAAATCTATCTTCGAACGCAGTCTCGGCGATCGCTTTTCGAGCGCGAGCGGCTCGGCTACATTCTCGGCAGTTTCAATGTCCTGATCGATAGTCTCGCCGCAGCGATCCAGGAAGCTGGCGGAGCGATCCACTCGGGAGTCGGGGTCGAGGCGATCGTACGGCATGAGAACAGCTGGCTCGTGCGCGATTCGAGTGGCGCGACCACGCTGGTCGATGTCATCGTGGCCACCGTCCCCAGTCCGCTCGTCGCCAAACTCTTTCCGCAACTTCCTGAGACCTACCGGCACAAGCTGCTCGGTACCACGTACCAAGCAGCCGTCACTCTCCTCCTCCAGTCGCGCCACCGACTCAGCGATATCTACTGGCTGAATATCGGCGATCCCGATCTCCCGTATACCGGCATCATCGAACACACGAACTTGATACCACCGTCCTATTACCAAGGACGTCATCTCATCTACGTGAGCAAATACGTCGAGCAGAGTCATCCTTATCTCGCACTGCGGGATGAGGAGGTTCTCGCGGCTGCACTGCACCACTTGCCGAAAGTGAATCCATCGTTCTCACCCGAGTGGATCGAGGACTACTGGGTTTTTCGAGAGCACGCTGCCCAGCCGATCGTGACCTTGCGCTACAGTGAACAGATCCCGGAGCATCGGACACCGCTACCCGGCGTCTACGTCGCCAATACCGCGCAGATCTATCCGGAGGATCGTGGCACCAACTACAGCGTGCGCCTCGGCAACGTCGTCGCTGCAATGATCGCGGATGACCTGCGTCAGGGCCGGATCGCACCATCCACCAGAGTCAGCGGTTCCTCCGATCGCTAG
- the secF gene encoding protein translocase subunit SecF has translation MLDLVGKRYYWFLLSLIVIIPGLVSLAVHGLRLSIDFTGGTLWEIQLSRPVQPGDVRQVLAQNGIDDAIVQTADNNVVLIRMRELKEGSPEKEKLTQALRASFGDITELRLESVGPTLGTAIRNRAITAVALTTVGILLYIAWAFRNTNNPFLYGIAAIIAMLHDVAVVLGVFSILGWLRGVEVDALFVTALLTVIGFSVHDTIVVFDRIRENLARRAAPTFEQIVNYSLVQTLVRSINTSLTVVLTLLALYLLGGETIRTFVLALLIGIVSGTYSSIFNASQIVVVWENRELHRLFARLRRQHAPA, from the coding sequence ATGCTCGATCTGGTCGGTAAGCGGTACTACTGGTTTCTCCTCTCGTTGATCGTCATCATTCCCGGCCTCGTCTCGCTCGCCGTGCACGGTCTGCGCTTGAGCATCGATTTCACCGGCGGAACACTCTGGGAAATTCAGCTGAGTCGGCCCGTCCAGCCCGGTGATGTGCGACAGGTTCTCGCCCAAAACGGCATCGATGACGCGATCGTTCAGACAGCCGATAACAATGTCGTTTTGATCCGTATGCGAGAACTCAAAGAGGGTTCCCCGGAAAAGGAGAAGCTGACTCAGGCTCTCCGCGCCTCGTTCGGCGACATCACAGAGCTTCGTCTGGAATCGGTCGGACCGACTCTAGGTACAGCGATCCGGAACCGCGCAATCACCGCCGTTGCGCTGACGACGGTCGGTATCTTGCTCTACATAGCCTGGGCTTTCCGGAACACCAACAATCCTTTCCTCTACGGAATCGCTGCCATCATCGCGATGCTGCACGATGTGGCTGTCGTGCTCGGCGTCTTCTCCATTCTCGGCTGGTTGCGCGGCGTCGAAGTCGATGCTTTGTTCGTCACAGCCTTACTCACGGTGATCGGCTTTTCGGTTCACGATACGATCGTCGTCTTCGACCGGATCCGCGAAAATCTCGCCCGTCGGGCAGCTCCGACTTTCGAGCAGATCGTGAACTACAGCCTGGTGCAGACACTCGTCCGCTCGATCAACACCTCGCTCACGGTCGTGCTGACGCTGCTCGCGCTCTATCTGCTCGGAGGCGAAACGATCCGGACATTCGTGCTCGCCTTGCTGATCGGTATCGTCAGCGGAACGTACTCATCCATTTTCAATGCCAGTCAAATCGTCGTCGTCTGGGAAAACCGGGAACTCCATCGATTGTTCGCTCGCTTGCGTCGCCAACACGCTCCTGCCTGA
- the secD gene encoding protein translocase subunit SecD has translation MRIRPWQTLIVIVLLSLAAIWVDLPGQQLDPFGWKRSITVRLGLDLQGGVQLVLQARPPAGVTVTQDVLQGTRDTIERRVNGLGVSEPVIQTRGTDQILVELPGFQDPERAVRVLQRTALLEIIDTKGEFLPVGTIVNTTLGPASDVAPTPTASASTPASATEPAAASETAAATPGATPTPAATPTPTGTVYETIVTGADLKDAYPTTDQFGNLVVGFELKPEAADRFYQYTSTHIGQPMSIVVDKQVINTATIRDAIRDRGIIQGLTAQEVRDLALQLKSGALAVPLEVVQSRTVGPTLGQDSIRKSIVAGIVGLGLVALFMILYYRLPGFISVIALLLYTAYVFALFKLIPVVLTLPGIAGFILSIGMAVDANVLIFARIREELRLGRPIARAIEEGFNHAWPSIRDSNISTMISCMILFWFGRYVGATIIQGFALTLFIGVAVSMFTAIVVTRTLLRLLLTRHLFRDVRWFGISPSQVAMAPARGD, from the coding sequence ATGCGTATCCGTCCGTGGCAAACGTTGATCGTCATCGTTCTTCTCAGCCTGGCAGCAATCTGGGTCGATCTCCCCGGGCAGCAACTCGACCCGTTCGGGTGGAAGCGCTCGATCACGGTTCGGCTCGGGCTGGATCTCCAAGGCGGCGTCCAGCTCGTCCTGCAGGCACGCCCACCGGCTGGTGTCACGGTGACGCAGGACGTGCTGCAGGGAACGCGAGACACGATCGAACGCCGCGTCAATGGGCTGGGGGTCAGTGAACCAGTCATTCAGACGCGCGGGACCGATCAGATCCTCGTGGAACTCCCTGGCTTCCAAGATCCGGAGCGTGCGGTGCGCGTCCTGCAACGGACTGCTCTGCTGGAAATCATCGATACGAAAGGCGAATTCTTACCGGTTGGCACGATCGTGAACACCACACTTGGCCCAGCTAGCGATGTCGCGCCGACCCCGACAGCGAGCGCGAGTACACCAGCGTCAGCGACTGAGCCTGCGGCTGCGAGCGAGACAGCTGCCGCAACGCCCGGAGCCACCCCGACTCCAGCAGCGACACCGACGCCAACCGGTACGGTTTACGAGACCATCGTCACCGGTGCTGATCTGAAAGACGCCTATCCGACTACCGATCAGTTCGGTAACCTCGTCGTCGGCTTCGAGTTGAAACCTGAAGCAGCTGACCGTTTCTATCAGTACACGAGCACGCATATCGGCCAGCCCATGTCGATCGTCGTCGACAAACAGGTCATCAACACAGCGACCATCAGAGATGCGATCCGCGATCGCGGCATCATCCAGGGTCTGACGGCGCAAGAGGTCCGCGATCTGGCACTCCAGCTGAAGTCCGGTGCCCTCGCTGTGCCGCTCGAAGTCGTCCAGAGCCGAACTGTCGGCCCGACACTCGGCCAAGACTCGATCCGCAAGAGCATCGTTGCTGGGATCGTCGGGCTCGGCTTGGTGGCACTCTTCATGATCTTGTACTACCGACTACCAGGATTCATTTCCGTCATCGCACTACTCTTGTATACGGCCTACGTTTTTGCACTCTTCAAATTGATTCCGGTGGTTCTGACACTTCCGGGCATTGCAGGGTTCATCTTGTCCATCGGTATGGCCGTGGACGCGAACGTGCTGATCTTCGCACGTATCCGCGAAGAGCTCCGCCTCGGCCGCCCAATCGCCCGCGCCATCGAGGAGGGTTTCAATCACGCTTGGCCCTCCATTCGGGACTCCAACATTTCCACGATGATCTCCTGCATGATCTTGTTCTGGTTCGGACGGTACGTCGGTGCCACGATCATTCAAGGGTTCGCCCTGACCCTCTTTATCGGTGTTGCGGTCAGCATGTTCACAGCGATCGTCGTGACTCGTACGCTCCTGCGCCTCTTGTTGACGCGCCATCTGTTCCGCGATGTCCGCTGGTTCGGGATTTCGCCGTCACAGGTCGCGATGGCACCAGCACGCGGTGACTGA
- the nadD gene encoding nicotinate-nucleotide adenylyltransferase, producing the protein MSRLGIFGGTFDPIHHGHLIVAEVLKEELQLSRVLFLPAGQPPHKIGRPITPIAHRLAMLQLALQGNPHFAISYVDVRRPGPCYTVDSLTLLRREYSDAELVFLMGEDSLHDLPTWHEPNRIAELALLGVALRPGIEVDLQTIFARVPAARDRVILVPVPLIQIAASDIRRRVAEGRTIRYQVPLVVEEYIARHGLYRTVEAMMPTMTPRTSGV; encoded by the coding sequence GTGTCACGGCTCGGGATCTTCGGCGGAACGTTCGACCCTATCCATCATGGGCACCTGATCGTCGCTGAGGTGCTCAAGGAGGAACTCCAGCTCTCCCGTGTCCTCTTCTTGCCAGCCGGGCAGCCACCACACAAGATCGGGCGGCCCATCACCCCGATCGCTCACCGGCTCGCGATGCTCCAACTCGCTCTGCAGGGGAACCCGCATTTCGCGATCTCCTACGTCGATGTTCGCCGCCCCGGTCCCTGCTATACTGTCGACAGCCTCACCCTGCTGCGCCGAGAGTATTCCGATGCGGAACTTGTTTTTCTGATGGGTGAAGACTCGCTCCATGATCTTCCGACCTGGCACGAGCCGAATCGCATCGCTGAGCTGGCACTTCTCGGGGTCGCTCTGCGCCCTGGGATCGAGGTTGATCTCCAGACCATATTTGCTCGCGTACCGGCAGCACGCGATCGGGTCATACTCGTCCCTGTACCGCTCATCCAGATCGCAGCCAGCGACATACGGCGGCGTGTCGCTGAAGGACGAACGATCCGCTATCAGGTTCCGCTCGTCGTCGAGGAATACATCGCTCGGCATGGACTCTACCGGACGGTCGAAGCGATGATGCCAACGATGACGCCGCGAACCTCGGGAGTATAA
- the gyrA gene encoding DNA gyrase subunit A: MSEQQIGRVRVISIEEEMKRSYLDYAMSVIVQRALPDVRDGLKPVQRRILYGMYEMGLRPNAKYRKSAGIVGEVLKSYHPHGDSAVYDALVRMVQPFTMRYPLIDGQGNFGSVDGDSAAAMRYTEARLAPIAEELLADIDKQTVDFVPNYDDSTREPSVLPARLPNLLVNGASGIAVGMATNIPPHNLGEVVDALVYLIDNPEATVEELVERLPGPDFPTGGIILGREGILAAYATGRGRIVVRARAHIEETGRGRTSIIVTELPYQVNKAALIERIAELVKSGRLEGIHDLRDESDRDGMRIVIELKRDAQPKTVLNNLFKHTQLQTTFGVNMLALVDGVLPRVLTLKRLLQLYLEHRQQVIRRRTEFDLRQAERRAHVLEGLKIALDHLDEVISTIRNARSAEDARQQLMARFNLTEIQANAILDMQLRRLAALERQKIEDEYRELLARIAELRALLADAAKILAVVRKELLELKERYGDPRRTQIQEASSEISDEDLVPRVDVIVTLTSRGYVKRSTNGHFRVQHRGGRGVNGMAVRDEDSIQHIVLASTHDSLLFFTNRGRVFQLPTYELPDVGRNARGLPIVNFLNLQPGEEVTTLLPVRDFSTATFLFFCTRQGRVKRVRLEEFSNVRASGLIAMSLDAGDELAWVRPTSGSDEVILVTAHGQAIRFPEDDVRPMGRQAGGVIGVRLDEGDAVIAAEVVRPEGDLLLVSQYGYGKRTSLDEFRTQGRGGSGVIAMKVTPRTGHVAAATVAREEDTVVLVSRRGRMILVPVAQIPRQGRHTQGVSVMRLQEGDEVASVAVGLWGEALAPSRSTQEVLSGDGVEGAN; the protein is encoded by the coding sequence ATGAGCGAGCAACAAATCGGACGCGTCCGTGTCATCAGCATCGAAGAGGAGATGAAGCGCTCGTATCTCGATTACGCGATGAGCGTGATCGTGCAACGAGCGTTGCCAGACGTGCGCGACGGCCTCAAACCAGTCCAGCGGCGCATCTTGTACGGCATGTACGAAATGGGCCTGCGCCCAAATGCCAAGTACCGTAAGAGCGCCGGTATCGTCGGTGAGGTCCTGAAGTCGTATCACCCCCACGGGGACAGTGCGGTCTACGACGCCCTGGTTCGCATGGTCCAGCCATTCACCATGCGGTACCCCTTGATCGACGGGCAGGGTAATTTCGGCTCCGTCGACGGCGATAGTGCCGCCGCGATGCGCTACACTGAGGCGCGCCTCGCTCCGATCGCTGAAGAACTGCTCGCGGACATCGACAAGCAAACGGTCGACTTCGTTCCCAACTATGACGATAGCACGCGCGAACCCTCGGTCCTCCCAGCCCGTCTACCGAACCTTCTCGTCAACGGGGCAAGCGGCATCGCGGTCGGTATGGCCACCAACATTCCCCCACACAATCTCGGCGAGGTCGTCGATGCACTGGTCTACCTCATCGATAACCCTGAAGCGACCGTCGAGGAACTGGTCGAACGATTGCCCGGTCCGGACTTTCCGACTGGAGGAATCATTCTGGGGCGAGAAGGAATTCTGGCCGCCTACGCCACCGGTCGCGGACGCATCGTCGTCCGAGCACGCGCTCACATCGAGGAGACTGGGCGGGGTCGGACCAGCATCATCGTGACCGAGCTACCCTATCAGGTGAACAAGGCTGCGCTCATCGAGCGCATTGCGGAACTCGTCAAGAGCGGGCGCCTGGAGGGAATTCATGATCTGCGCGATGAATCCGACCGCGACGGTATGCGCATCGTCATCGAACTCAAGCGTGACGCACAACCCAAGACTGTGCTCAACAATCTGTTCAAGCATACGCAACTGCAAACCACGTTCGGCGTCAACATGCTCGCACTGGTTGATGGAGTTTTACCGCGTGTCCTGACCCTCAAGCGTCTGCTTCAGCTGTACTTGGAACATCGCCAACAGGTGATCCGGCGGCGTACCGAGTTCGACCTTCGTCAAGCCGAGCGGCGAGCACACGTCTTGGAAGGTCTCAAGATCGCACTGGATCACCTCGACGAGGTCATCAGCACGATCCGGAACGCCCGCTCGGCTGAGGATGCCCGACAGCAGTTGATGGCACGCTTCAACTTGACCGAAATCCAGGCGAATGCCATCCTCGATATGCAACTGCGTCGCCTGGCAGCGCTCGAGCGACAGAAGATCGAGGACGAGTATCGGGAACTTCTCGCGCGGATCGCCGAACTGCGTGCGCTTCTCGCCGACGCGGCGAAGATCTTGGCCGTCGTGCGGAAAGAGCTCCTCGAGCTCAAGGAACGATACGGCGATCCCCGGCGAACTCAGATTCAGGAAGCCAGTAGCGAGATCAGCGACGAAGACTTGGTTCCGCGTGTCGATGTCATCGTGACGCTGACCTCGCGAGGTTATGTGAAGCGGAGCACGAACGGACATTTCCGTGTCCAACATCGTGGTGGCCGGGGCGTGAATGGAATGGCCGTCCGGGACGAAGACTCGATCCAGCACATCGTGCTCGCTAGTACGCATGATTCGCTCCTCTTTTTCACCAACCGTGGTCGCGTCTTCCAGCTGCCAACCTACGAACTTCCCGATGTGGGGCGCAACGCGCGGGGGCTCCCGATCGTCAACTTCCTCAATCTTCAGCCAGGTGAAGAAGTCACGACACTCCTTCCCGTACGGGACTTCTCGACAGCCACGTTTCTGTTCTTCTGCACGCGTCAAGGCCGGGTGAAGCGTGTGCGGCTCGAGGAGTTCTCCAACGTTCGCGCGAGCGGCCTCATCGCCATGTCGTTGGACGCGGGAGACGAACTGGCCTGGGTACGCCCCACGAGCGGCTCGGACGAGGTCATTCTGGTCACCGCTCATGGCCAGGCGATCCGCTTCCCAGAGGACGACGTGCGACCGATGGGCCGCCAGGCTGGCGGAGTGATCGGTGTTCGTTTGGACGAGGGAGACGCCGTCATCGCGGCAGAAGTCGTTCGCCCAGAAGGCGACCTTTTGCTGGTCTCCCAGTACGGCTACGGTAAGCGCACTTCTCTCGACGAATTCCGAACCCAAGGACGCGGTGGATCCGGTGTCATCGCCATGAAGGTCACGCCGCGCACCGGCCACGTCGCTGCCGCGACGGTCGCGCGTGAGGAAGACACCGTTGTTCTGGTCAGTCGGCGCGGACGCATGATCCTCGTGCCGGTTGCACAAATCCCACGCCAAGGTCGGCACACGCAAGGTGTGAGCGTTATGCGACTCCAGGAAGGGGACGAGGTTGCTTCAGTCGCGGTCGGTCTCTGGGGCGAAGCCCTCGCCCCGTCGCGATCGACCCAGGAGGTACTCAGCGGTGACGGTGTTGAGGGAGCGAACTAG
- a CDS encoding lysophospholipid acyltransferase family protein, with amino-acid sequence MSLLWALRIGALLTLIVPARLGYWLCRVIGIAVFLFHPRARRAVLDNLRHVCPRCSRLWRTHQAARVFITAVMNYYDLVRIRTVDRHRLRELIEVRGWNHVEAALARQQGVIVLSAHLGNFNVVAQYPAELGLEAAIVVERVQPPSLFAYLCRLRSATGVRVLPSGPEAVPAILRLLRRNGILLVAGDRDVTGHSRLVRFFDAPARLPIGPIMLARRTGATLLPAYTIRLSPRRSLVVVDRPLDLVHTDDQEHDLLANLELVARALERMIRTDPGQWAVLQPVWADASPRTPLAEALGTVPASAPGGTTLQATSD; translated from the coding sequence ATGAGTTTGCTTTGGGCACTTCGTATCGGCGCACTTCTCACGCTCATCGTTCCAGCACGACTCGGCTATTGGCTTTGTCGTGTCATCGGCATCGCTGTCTTCCTCTTCCACCCTCGCGCACGACGTGCGGTCTTGGATAACCTTCGCCACGTTTGCCCTCGCTGCTCTCGTCTCTGGCGAACGCACCAAGCCGCGCGAGTCTTCATCACGGCAGTGATGAACTACTACGATCTCGTCCGTATCCGCACGGTGGATCGTCACCGCTTGCGAGAACTCATCGAGGTGCGCGGTTGGAACCACGTCGAAGCAGCGCTGGCTCGACAGCAGGGCGTGATCGTCCTCTCAGCTCATCTCGGTAATTTCAACGTCGTTGCTCAGTATCCGGCCGAACTCGGCCTGGAAGCCGCGATCGTCGTCGAGCGCGTGCAGCCACCCTCACTCTTCGCCTATCTCTGCCGCTTACGAAGCGCCACAGGCGTTCGCGTACTGCCATCCGGACCGGAAGCTGTGCCAGCGATCCTTCGGCTACTGCGTCGGAACGGGATTCTCCTCGTCGCGGGCGACCGCGACGTGACGGGGCACAGTCGTCTCGTTCGCTTCTTCGATGCACCAGCCCGGTTACCGATCGGTCCCATCATGCTCGCGCGACGCACCGGAGCCACGCTTCTACCCGCCTACACGATTCGCCTCTCCCCTCGCCGATCGTTGGTCGTCGTCGACCGACCATTGGATCTCGTCCACACGGATGATCAGGAACACGACCTGCTGGCCAACCTCGAGCTGGTCGCCCGCGCGCTGGAGCGGATGATCCGCACTGACCCCGGCCAGTGGGCCGTGCTCCAGCCGGTGTGGGCGGACGCGTCCCCACGGACTCCACTCGCTGAGGCACTCGGGACTGTGCCGGCGAGCGCTCCCGGAGGCACAACCCTCCAGGCCACCAGCGACTAG
- a CDS encoding inositol-3-phosphate synthase — MGERKIRVAIIGVGNCASSLVQGVHYYRNADPNQFVPGLMHVELGGYHVGDIEFTAAFDIDANKVGKDLSEAIFAPPNNTYKFTDVPYLGAPVYRGMTHDGLGKYLSQIITKAPGPTADIVGILKDTKTDVVVNFLPVGSEMATKWYVEQVLDAGCAFVNCIPVFIAREDYWQRRFRERGLPVIGDDIKSQVGATIVHRVLARLFADRGVRIDRMYQINFGGNTDFLNMLERERLESKKISKTNAVTSILDYPIPEENVHVGPSDYIPWLKDRKWCHIRIEGTTFGDVPINLELKLEVWDSPNSAGVVIDAIRCAKLALDAGISGALIGPSAYFMKSPPVQYRDEEAREMVEAFIRETVAQRERLATTENA, encoded by the coding sequence GTGGGAGAGCGAAAGATCCGCGTCGCGATCATCGGAGTCGGCAACTGCGCCTCGTCCTTGGTGCAAGGTGTGCACTACTACCGGAATGCTGATCCGAATCAGTTCGTGCCTGGTCTCATGCACGTCGAACTGGGCGGCTATCACGTCGGCGATATCGAATTCACCGCTGCTTTCGACATCGACGCCAACAAGGTCGGCAAGGATCTGTCCGAAGCGATCTTCGCTCCACCCAATAACACGTACAAGTTCACCGATGTTCCGTACTTGGGCGCCCCGGTCTATCGGGGCATGACCCACGATGGATTGGGCAAGTATCTCTCTCAGATCATCACCAAGGCTCCCGGACCGACTGCTGATATCGTGGGCATCCTCAAGGACACGAAAACGGATGTCGTCGTGAACTTCCTTCCTGTTGGAAGCGAGATGGCCACCAAGTGGTACGTCGAGCAGGTGCTCGATGCTGGTTGTGCCTTCGTCAACTGTATTCCCGTTTTCATCGCCCGGGAGGACTATTGGCAGCGGCGCTTCCGCGAGCGCGGCCTCCCGGTTATCGGTGACGATATCAAGAGCCAGGTCGGCGCAACGATCGTGCACCGCGTTTTGGCTCGCTTGTTCGCCGATCGCGGCGTGCGCATCGATCGCATGTACCAGATCAACTTCGGTGGGAATACCGACTTCCTGAACATGCTGGAGCGGGAGCGACTCGAGTCGAAGAAGATTTCCAAGACCAACGCGGTGACGAGTATTCTGGACTATCCGATTCCCGAGGAGAACGTGCACGTCGGTCCGAGCGACTACATCCCTTGGTTGAAGGATCGCAAGTGGTGCCACATTCGTATCGAAGGCACGACCTTCGGCGACGTGCCGATCAACCTCGAACTGAAGTTGGAAGTCTGGGACTCTCCCAACTCTGCTGGTGTGGTCATCGACGCAATTCGCTGTGCCAAGTTGGCCCTCGACGCAGGTATCAGCGGCGCACTGATCGGCCCCAGCGCCTACTTCATGAAGTCGCCACCAGTCCAGTATCGCGACGAGGAAGCGCGCGAGATGGTGGAAGCGTTCATCCGCGAGACGGTCGCCCAGCGCGAGCGCCTCGCAACAACGGAGAATGCGTGA